AAATGACGATGTTTAGGCATctaattttaaagatttttaatcTCGAGATAGACGAAGTGGAGCTAGATTTATGTCTCTTTTAAGATCTTCATACACAACTTTTCACCTTTTCAATGCTTGAAGTAGGAAGAGACTCAAcggaaatttataaaataaaaatttagctTCAGGAGAAAATGACGAGAAGAAATACCTTGCTAGAACCGAAACTGAAACAGAGCCATGTCATTTTTTGGGGGAAATGACGTAACTGATAAAAAGTGACCAATTCACGAAACtccagaaaatagaaaagtgaccAATTCACGAAAttccaaaaaatataaattaaaaaatgccACCTAATCGAAAAATGTCCATGTCATCatgtacacgtgtcaaatgttactattttcgggaataaatgaaagttcatttctaaaaagtaaaacttttaaaggtcactgctattttcatGAATTGGTCGAAAAgtactttctattttctgcagttatccctactttttaaaaatagattatgtgtttttaataatcataatcaaATAACCAACTGTAACAAAATGTGCtactaaaaaaataatgtttggatttgattatgttgtttgaTATCACAATAACCAGATAACAGTGTttggtaaatatatattttaaagagtaaacacataaaatgataaaagtgTACATTATTAGTTAAATggataaatcaaatcaaaatggTAACATAATAATACTAGACGTTATTTAGAGGTgctaacaagaaaaaaaaatgagatttaaaaaaaaaataatagattaAATTCAATCCTAAAATTGTTGatgtgtaaaaaaatatattaaatttataggCAATGTTATTATTGTGGAATACTTTGATTTGTAAACGAAATTAATAAAACACCTTTTCCAAAAAAATTTCACTAAAAAACGAAGTATAATTTGGTAGAATTGTAAATGGTGGCGGAAGAAAAAAAGCaataaaaagcaaaagaagaattTGGAGAAGGCATTTGGAAGAAGCACAAAACTACAACGTGTATATAATGATTAATGGGACACTGGGTAAAAGGGGTATTGGGGTAAATTCAATAAAGGGAAACTAATTTTAAGGAATCACTTTTACCAGCCGTAAGGATGGAGCTGgtgttttgattgattttaaaCGCAGTTAATCAATTCTTAAAACATTTTTACCAAACACTAAAAACTAGTTATCTGTGATTTTAAAATGCAATAATCTAAAATTCCACTTCAAAACTCAAACCCAAACAACCCTCTTAAAATGACTTGCAATCCAAGAACTATTCATGAAACAAGGATTATTTGTGTAATTCATGATCAATAAACTACATAAAACACTGATAAATATAACGAATGTCTGCACAATACAACGAAAATGGTGGTAGCAATTAGTGATGGCGGCGTAGTGTATGTCACTGATATAAAAGAGGTAGTGTACTAGTATGAGAATTAAGGAGTATATATTAtaaactaatttaattaaaagtataaTGTGTATAGGCTTAATGATAATGTTAgttatatacaagtataataCCCGCGCGTTGTGGCAGAATTTTATGTTAgaagtgacaatttgttatcaGGGTAGATATGGTAATTTACTGTTGTAGTGTGTGGAGTGACATTTTAAAAACCATAAATATGCTAAAAGGGGTTTTTggagaaaaaaatatatgcttaatttcttaagacataccataaataaaaattcaaaatgagTAGAAAAGAAGTAATGACATTTTTGGCATTTTAAAGTTAGAAAAGTTGAAAGAGGGAGGtgagaatttgttttataagtaaagataaatattattgttattttttttttaaatttcttgacACTGACCtttttatatctatacatcCATGAGTCTTTTGTAACTTTGATTAGAACGTTTCTCTTTCCAAAACCATGATCCTCTAGTATGGTATTGGGACAGCAATCTTCAACTTGAATTTCTAGATAAACTTAATTTGGcaaaatttaaatgaaaagaataaaaataatattcaaCCATTAGATATGATCTAGCCTATCACCCgaaaaagaagcaaaaaagttagcatcaaaaagaaaatctaaTATGCAAAATAATTCATTGTTACAAAAATGACTCATATGAGCATCAACCTCTACAACCCCGTCCCCAATCCAACCCATATTCCCAAAATTCCCTGAATGTGAAAAGTAATTTCCATTAATCACCATAAAAGACAACTTTctccctttttctttattttctacataAATTTCTATCTTTATCGTGTGTTTGTGGATATTTGACTATATGGCATATATAATCCAGAAAATCaatctataatttatatatctatatataggaTTGGATTTCTTGTTTATTTGTAATAGAATAGAATGATTTATAAGCGAAGATTCGAATGTAAAGTTATTGAGGAAACAATGACTTCTAAAGTGAGAGACCCTCATCCCCTTCCTCTCTAAAACCCCATCCTTTCCTTAAAttatcttcttttcttctcCTTGAATTATGCAAAACCCTACTTTAAAAACTAATTTTCTCCAAAACCCATTAGatttaacaacacatatataattacCAAATTGCATTATTCAATGTAAAACTTTCCATtacattcttttatttttatttttatattatatatagaatcATTCAATTTTTGCATGATTTGCACATTCAGGAAAATTCAACTTGAAGCCAACTCTTTTTGTTTCATGTCATTAATACATTAATCAATTCTCTTCATATCATTAATTTGTTATGTTatattcttctttttatcacACAAAAAAAATGCATCCcccaaacacatacattctctTGTTTTGCCTTATGACCTCTTTCTTCTCTGCCATTAGGGCCACTCTTAATCTCACACTTCCTTATCAACACCCTAATCCCGAAGCTGTTGTTCAAGAAGTACAAAGGTAAATACACACCTTCTTTTACATGCAAACTGCAAAACTCCACATTAGGATTATTAGGTTTCTCGGTTtggctcgtttacacccctgCTAATTGAGTTCTTCATCTTGAGCTTGAGCTTTGATTTCTGAAAACAATTTAGACAAATTCCAATCTGGGATTTGTTCATTACATCATTTAGTCTTCTGGGTATCTTTCTGTTTCAAAAAGAAAGTCCAAAGATGCTCAATTTTCGCATTCGGGCCACTTTTTTTAACAGAAAATGACACCTTTTTTTTGTCATAATGGAAAGAATCCTTTCTGGGTTTTGTTCATCACAAAGTTAAATCTTTTGGGTGTCtttctttttaaagaaaagtCTATTGAATTTAAAGAGAAGGCAAATTCAAattttcttgatataacttACAGTAAAACTTTGCAAGATATCTCATACAGTTGGCTAACATAACATTTTTTTGGTATTTCTGTCCATGAACACAGGAGATTAAATGTATCTATACATAGAAGAGAATTGTTGGACATAGCAGGCAATTGTCTCACTGGAAACCCAATAGACGATTGCTGGAAATGCGATCCAAATTGGTTCAATGACCGGCAACATCTTGCAGACTGCAGCATTGGGTTTGGCCGGTTTGCATTAGGTGGAAAAGGCGGTCAATATTACATAGTCACAGATTCGTCAGATAACGACCCAGTGAACCCAATTCCAGGCACTCTAAGGCACGCAGCCTTACAAACCGAACCCTTATGGATCGTATTTGCATCAAGCATGCTCATTAGACTCAAACATGAACTCATTGTCAATAGTTATAAAACAATAGATGGCCGAGGGGTCAACGTTGATATAACTGGTGGAGGTTGTATCACAGTTCAGTATGTAACAAATGTGATCATTCATAATATTCGGGTTTATAATTGTAAACCATCTGGGAACACGGATATACGATCAAGTCCAACGCACGTTGGACGTAGAGGGTTATCTGATGGTGATGGGATTTCGATATCAGGGTCAAGAAATATATGGATTGATCATTGTTCATTTGCTCATTGTACTGACGGTTTGATAGATGCAATTTTGGGGTCAACTGCTATCACTATTTCAAATAGTTATTTTACTAATCATAATGAAGTTATGCTTATGGGACATGATGACGCGTACTTACCAGATAAAGGAATGCAGGTTAGAAATTcagatttttaaagttttaaacgcGGTTTTATGCGTTAGTGAGTTGTACTTTTGGTAATACTGACCATACTGCATGattttggtgtttgtgtgtgtaggTTACGTTTGCGTTTAATCATTTTGGCAGAGGTCTGATACAAAGAATGCCGCGGTGTAGACATGGGTATTTTCATGTAGTAAACAATGATTTTACTGAATGGAAGATGTATGCAATTGGTGGAAGTGCGAATCCAACTATCAATAGTCAGGGTAATCGGTACATTGCACCACCAGACCCGAATGCAAAGGAGGTAAAGTCTGTAACTCAAATGCAAGTAATGCATAGTTGGTAAAATGGGTGGGGCAAACAGATTAAGATGGGTCATTTCTTAGTGGCTAAAACATGTTGGTTAAGTCGAGCCGTCAACATATTGAATAcaatttttgtttgttgtatatagatataaatatcttttctttttggaacGCCAATcataaattattagtttttactattttttttttccaaattagtATACTAGTGCCGGATTTGAACCCTCTAACTCTAGAGAGACAAAGCTTCTCACCTTCCCTTTGAACCACTCGACTAAAATCTCATTGAGCTTTTACTAATATAGAGTAAAAcctcaataaattaataatatcgGGACCATggtattttatcaatttagcgagatattattatatcgataaattaataaattattaatttaaagaaattcATGTATGACGAGCTTGAGGATGATTCAGTAGCTTTGAATCGGTCATTTGGAAAGAAGCGTTGCAAGCGGCAacaacacttcacaactttttgttacAATACTAAAAGATAATGCTCAACTCTTAACTGAAATaggaagattaaaaaaaaaactcattatagataatttaaagttaaaaaagaaaacaaatgactataacttcatttttaatagacaactttaaaatattttaagcattattaatttatagtttcgtTGGAACCAATATACTTATATTAGGActtcaaaaaagttattatcttattattaattgattgaGGTCCAACTTTGTACTAGTCCCAAGTTGGGATCgaacaaattattagttttatcgagattattaatttatcgagtattattTAATCGAGGTTTTACTGTACTACGTATTAGCATATGATAATAACCTATGCTATTGAAAAgtgttatttttatgtaataaaCAAATCGATTTACGATGTTGGAAATATTTGGATAACATTTTAGGGGTCGTCTTTAACAATTGGTCTGGTCGACCTGTAAAACCCAGGGACATAGCCCAAGTGTGGCCCTCATCTAATTGTTGTGGTTCATACTTTATAAAGGCCATGTGCACATGTATGTGACTCATTTGCCAATTGGGTCGAGATAGCCATCTTCTAAAAATGCCGAGTGTTTGGTCGAaatatgtaaacttttttatggcagaatttatcaaaaataaagaagatTTCACTATTTCAGTAGAACATGTAGTGATATTTGTTCAAATCTATCAATTAAGCAACCgtctaaaaaaaaacatatagtaatATTGTACATATTGAACATTCCTAAGGCCATTTTTGTTGGAAAACATATAGTAATATTTTTGTTGGATAACTTGACCACAAAGCCAACAACCAACATAAAACTCCTTATTTGTTATGGAATAGTTTTCATTCTTGGCAAGTGTTGGATAATTGATGTCAAGAATTGGTGTTGcaagcaaaaagaaaagaatcaaGGGTTCAAATTGTTGTTAACAAGCAAAGGAAATAGAGTTATATATCTAAAGATTAACCAAAACATTTTATTATACTATATGAtaagaataaaataatatgataaCTAGTGTACAAATCATCACTCTTTTATTAGTCATTAAATCAATTTATATgaacacactttttttttaacggctatATAACTAGTGTTGtcatattttatctttatctgATTACTTTTGATACATTTGCATTTTTAAAACCAAATATAGGTGACAAAACGAGTGGACGCAAATGAGAAGAATTGGGTTGGATGGAATTGGAGAACGGATGGAGACTTGATGGAAAATGGTGCGTTTTTTGTGCCTTCTGGTCAAGACCTAAACGACATGTATGCAAAGGCGAGTAGTGTTAATCCTCAGTCAGCCTACCTCATCGATCAACTCACGATGAATGCCGGTGTCTTCGGTCAGCCAAGGTACTTCCTCTCTATATCTTATGGAACTAAAATATTAAACCATCGTAATTGCATTTTGAGGTCATCATAGTaactttatatttaaaactagtcctaatacccgtacgatgtagggtagttatatgaattgtattattaagaaatttgaatatgcctcATATATGATTcctgagtatgaaataaattgtacCTAAAGTAAACggattataataaacagtaatgataaatatagtaTATGTTTAGTAAGAGTTttgaatttaccttaaattttacaatcacgtcaaaatcggaacttgtaagcatagttgATGGcggcaaatagccttgtgatttcggattacaaactcaattttttgaagttttcatgcTAATAACTTagtataagtaatataagtaaataaGAGTTAAAGAGTTAAGAAAAAGagataattttattaatgagaaaacgatgaatcaaataaggttataatctgttttgtatttatatgcCCAAGAGTTGTAATTTAGTTATAATTCTAATATGGAATTTGAAtcaatatacaattaaaaaagataattaatttaattaaataaattaaaaggacacatgtCAATCAAGGATTACGACATGTATCGTTTTAAGAACATtttaatcttgttttagtttattggtagatacccttagattttttttctcatatcCAGTACCACTTGCCTTTGCCTAGTGGTTATAGAATCAATCTTCTATTGTCCTACCCTACTTTTATCTTATTCTATTCTATTTTGTTATTCCATATATAATTGTAAGACAATTTCATTATTGGCCAAAAGtgaacattttgaaaatatatgatCATAAATGCATCAAACAATAACAAAGTCAAGATCTTTTTTTGTTATCCCAATTGAGAAGAATATAATAAGCATCTACTTTCTCATATTTGAAGTATTTTGCTTGGTTCAAGAGAATTTTAATctagtttttattaaatttaagacacaatatttaattatgtcctattgtcatatattatatagatgTGGTTAGAACCTTAAAAAGGTTATCTAGGGTCTTTTCACTTAGAAAGTGACTTATGCCCTTCACTTTTTTTAGGCCATAAAAAGGTTCCTATTGGCATCCTTCTAAAGATTGCAATAGAAAACTGTCTTTCACATCGGAAACAAGTGGTAAAACATACTGTAAAATGAATGTGGATCGAACCTTTTGAAAGTGTTTAAATACTTACAAAAGTGCCTTCCATTGGTTGCCAAATTGCATGGCCTATAATATTCTACAATCTAGAGGTGATAAAACAAAGGGAATAacttatatgatgttaacatcatctttgttagATGATGTTGTtattaaaaaccataaaattcataggggggctttttgacatgtgtaaaatTTGATGTTAAGGAATATGTGAGGAaacatcatccaacaaagatgatgttaacatcatatatcattttcccTAAAACAAATAATACCCTGCGATTAGTTTAAGTCAAAATATAGACATATTATACAGATCACAACAAGTTAAAGGCAAAACAACCGAAATTTACTAAAGGGTGTGATTAATTAGCTGTCACAAAAAGTGTTGTGATGTTTTGAAATGGCATACTCTAGACTGAATACTACTATCAGGTGTATTTTTCTGTTGAACCGACTCTAATTTAAAAAAGTAATATCTTTTATGCACGGAAAAAAAATCATGTGGTTTACATGCACATAAGTACATGACTTATATAGCatgtgttatatattgaacaaagtGTTCTTTCTATGAGCATAGAAACTAATTATACATTCTAAACTATGCAACAATTGATGACAAACAACTAACCTAATATGGTGGCTATGCAGGGAAGTGGGGAGTGTGTCGTTTGGTGGTGGTCCAATAACAAGACCAGGAGATGGTGGTGCAGGTAGGAATGGTGGCAGCAACCCTAATGACGACGATTATTTTGGAATAATATTTGGGAGCGGCGCAGTCGCAAGATCACCGGCACCCACCACCCTTTTTTTGAATTCTCTAATTCTTTTAGTTATTTACATCACCATCAGTACTAATGGTGGTGttttatttacattattattatcattccCATTACTATAGTGATAAATTTGGAAAAGTTAGTATATAGgagaaagaaaacaattttagtgATTATATGATCAATTACTTAGCTGTTGTATATGTCCATTACCAGTCAGATTAGAAATAATGTCAAATTTATAGTtattaagaaattaagaataTACATGTTAGTAAGCATAATAACATTGATTAAGCATTTGATAAATGAGTCAAAAAGTGAGGcctgacaaaataattataaaagttaacactaaaaagtgtgaacttttatttctacacactttttagtgtgtagtattttccatacacttttaattcaatatatttctacacgaTAAAAAGCGTgacataatttttaatttgttcacactcacctaaaagtgtgaacaaatgcaatattgtttgtagtggtCGTATATAATTTAACTTCAGTGTTTGTTTGCTAAGATGTCTTATACATTAAGTATCACTTCAGATACGACCGAATGTATACGATAACATCATTTAAAATTAGGTACATGCACTCAACAATTACATGTGCGCAACAATAAAATTTATCTATGATTATACACTCCCAGCTGAAATTCACATGTTTTTGAATATGTGATATCACTAAAGTATTATTAATGCTATGAATATcagtttttcattcttttttacaATATcagtttttcattctttttttaaatgacaTGTTCTAGGTTGGATATATACAATATCAGTTTTAAATTACAGTAtcagtttttcattttttttaagagaaaattacacttttcgtttTAAAAGTTgacatgtttttcacttttcatcctttaaatgaaaaaattacaattttgaccttaaagttggcaaattttttcaatcatcgtccctcgccaaacgttgttaagtttcagccgttaagtcggacacgtgcaacacacgtgagggattgaaactgcaaaaaatgacaagttcatgGACgcaaactgaaatttacttttatgttgtcatcatcttcatcttctccggttGACTTCGTCGGAAAAATttgccggaaaacttaaaatgttgatatctcactcgtttcttcgaattagaccacaaaaccaccaccaaacttctcaaaattaattttcgcaCGAATCCTAAAAAACAGATTTCAGACTCAGCACTTGctggaaaactcaaaatacccataccatggattttgagcaatatttctGTACGATTTAGCTTGTTCCAAGAATGCAATATTTCTGTTTCGCAAATAAGTCCATGTTGGATTAGGTGTACGTGCTCCTCACTAAGACACTAATGGTGTGCCTCATTTATTATTCCATAAGCTctgcaccaaaaagaaaagtacaaaatgAGGAGAGACCTTCATGTGGGTTCGGTTTTTGTCAATGAAACAAAGACATAAAatcgaaaaattagaaatatatataaagagggaGCAAAGAGGGACGAAAGGACCAGGAGGCCTGACAAGCCCCTGCAACCCAAATATTTCAGATCAAAAATTTCGATCATCGTCCCCTAattcttagtttatgtaatagaaGTTTAAAGCAATTTAGAGTTcgtcatttggttgattatagctcttgttctatattttgtatagaaactttaaatccgTTGTTTGTGAAATCCTTACGTCGAAATCTCATTCTGGAAGTTGTTACAAGTTTACTATTGATTCATctagtattgtgttaagtttcatagcGATTCATCTACTATTGTTACAAGTTGTTAAATCCTTACCTTTTATTTTTGGTGATTTAATTAGATGTTAGTTTCATCGTAAGGTTTTCGATATAGTTTACTGGTCAATCGTTAAGCttattaagttgttacaatagTTAGATTAGTAGATTGAGGTACAAAGAATTCGGGTGTGACAACCAATTCATTGGTTAGGATTCTTGTGGAAATtgattttgagaagtttggtggtggtttcgtggtctaattcgaagaaacgagtgagatatcgacattttaagttttccagtGAATTTTtcgacgaaagtcagccggagaagatgaagatgatgacaacagaaaagtaaatttcagtttttgtccttaaagttgtcattttttgcagtttcagtccctcacgtgttttgcacgtgtctgacttaacggctgaaacttaacgacgtttggcgagggatgataattgaaaaaatctgccaactttaaggtcaaaattgtaattttttcacttaaaggacgaaaagtgaaaaacgtatCAACTTTAGAGACGAAAAGtataattaactcttttttttaaatactttcacTAACCCAATTAAATCAAGAACTTTTACAGCAATAACCTACACTATTCAACTCCGTCATCACTAGCACCAATTGTCGCCACTACCAGACCGTCGTCGCTATCAACTCCGCATTATACGGGTACCGTACTATTATAACTTAAGAGAGTGAGGTCATAGGTTCAAATATGATGTGGGCAacatagtttaaaaaacaaaaacaaattaaggTTTCACATATtaaaatgaatatatgaaaatgCATATCCCTACACTCAATTTAccaataaaaatacatatatacaactatAACTTCCGGCCTTACCTAGGCTCATTTAAGCACTTTATAGGCCTTACCAGTGCATACTACATCACATAAGTAGACATTTTACCTAATGCTAGTTTTGATGAAAACAATAAgctaaaataataaacaaagttaatttcaaaattcaaaataatagaAACAGAAACTTCTAATAATACAATCATAATCCTTAACTTAGTTGAAAATGATCGAATGTACCTACTATATTcccaataataaattataatctgtatctttaattaataatcGTAGTCACCTAGAATCATAACTAAAGCAAATTCTTGTATAGCAAATGTTTTTTAACTGTAAATTTCATTAAGTGAACCTAAAAACGCTAAAATGACATTCTAGATTAGTGATTAAAAGGAACTTAATCATCGAGGATTAAACATTGTCCATGCGACAGGGGCGTGTAAGCTGGTTAGCGTTACCTATTATCAGCatattttgttaataataattatctgGAATCAAACCTTTTAAAGCAACAAAATGTATGTGAATCAAAGATAAAAAACCTGTTAAGTGTCATGTCAAAATTTCCAATTTTTTGGACACATTTGTACGCCTGCCTTATGCAAAACAAAAGCCACATCAATTTAAATGGTCCACATCTTTTGACAATAATCACTATACTACAATTAATCGATCAATAATCTAATCACCGAAAGAAAAGTCACATGGTTAGAATATTAACAAATAATGGGGTTTCGAAGTCCTAAAAATTATAACAAAGAAAAATGACTAAAGCAAAACCAAATTCTTGCACAAAGAACAAAAGCATCTATTCAAGATAATCTAGAGCTCTTGTTTGGGATATTAAAATATGAGAAAATAGTTTGGCGACGTTATAATATACGTTTTAAGCAAACTATTTTCTGATTTCGTAAAAATGACCAACTTTCCTAGAGTTGCGATTTCGTTAGCCATTTTTGCAAAACCGAAAAAGGTTGTTTAAAAtcgtatattataaaacatttttggtCACAAGTTATTCTTTCTCAAAATATCAAGAAAGATCACAAGTGTTTGATAATGTATATATCCAACCTAGAACACGTCTACTATGTTCTAAGTAGTTAATTTCGGTGGTATAATGGTGGTATACCAGTTTTCGGTCCTCCGCTGGTATATCAGTTAAAATTTCTGTCCAGAATTTCGTTACCGGAATTTTCGGTCAAATTTTGGTGAAATCGGTCAAATTTCGGTAgtataccagtttttcaggtttttttttttattttttatttttgtcgaAACTTAAAATACAACATAAGAAACACTAATTTTTGCAAGTATTAAAACTACTCTATCAAGTATTGAtacttttaagcttgacttttgatatttagattaagtatttaattaatataactgctatttgtgtataattgtgatttttttagtatatataattatatataatattttacataatattaaaattaccgAAAAAACCGGTATTTCGCTTACTTACCGGTCCTTGACCGAAACACCAAAATTTCGGTCCTTAACTACTTAGATTATGTTTAT
The Erigeron canadensis isolate Cc75 chromosome 2, C_canadensis_v1, whole genome shotgun sequence DNA segment above includes these coding regions:
- the LOC122588994 gene encoding probable pectate lyase 5, with product MLYSSFYHTKKMHPPNTYILLFCLMTSFFSAIRATLNLTLPYQHPNPEAVVQEVQRRLNVSIHRRELLDIAGNCLTGNPIDDCWKCDPNWFNDRQHLADCSIGFGRFALGGKGGQYYIVTDSSDNDPVNPIPGTLRHAALQTEPLWIVFASSMLIRLKHELIVNSYKTIDGRGVNVDITGGGCITVQYVTNVIIHNIRVYNCKPSGNTDIRSSPTHVGRRGLSDGDGISISGSRNIWIDHCSFAHCTDGLIDAILGSTAITISNSYFTNHNEVMLMGHDDAYLPDKGMQVTFAFNHFGRGLIQRMPRCRHGYFHVVNNDFTEWKMYAIGGSANPTINSQGNRYIAPPDPNAKEVTKRVDANEKNWVGWNWRTDGDLMENGAFFVPSGQDLNDMYAKASSVNPQSAYLIDQLTMNAGVFGQPREVGSVSFGGGPITRPGDGGAGRNGGSNPNDDDYFGIIFGSGAVARSPAPTTLFLNSLILLVIYITISTNGGVLFTLLLSFPLL